Proteins co-encoded in one Bacteroidota bacterium genomic window:
- a CDS encoding methionine adenosyltransferase yields MGYLFTSESVSEGHPDKVADQISDALIDNFLAIDPQSKVACETLVTTGQVVLAGEVKSKAYLDVQDIARDVIAKIGYTKAEYMFEAKSCGILSAIHEQSSDINQGVDKKKKEEQGAGDQGMMFGYATNETDNYMPLPLDLAHRLLLELAAIRKEGKQMKYLRPDAKSQVTIEYNDNNQPVRIDTIVISTQHDDFTNGNQTKMQEQITKDVKTILIPRVLKGLKTSLHKLFNDKITYHINPTGNFVIGGPHGDTGLTGRKIIVDTYGGKGAHGGGAFSGKDPSKVDRSAAYATRHIAKNLVAAGVCDEVLVQVSYAIGVAKPCGIYVNTYGTAKVKMSDGEIAKIVEQVFDMRPYFIEQRLKLRTPMYSETAAYGHMGRKNEVVNKTFRVPGGKTITKKVELFTWEKLDYVPKVKKAFKLK; encoded by the coding sequence ATGGGATATCTATTCACCTCCGAATCAGTTTCTGAAGGTCATCCGGATAAAGTGGCCGATCAAATATCAGACGCGTTAATTGATAACTTTTTAGCTATCGATCCGCAAAGTAAAGTGGCTTGCGAAACTTTAGTTACAACCGGACAGGTTGTATTAGCAGGCGAAGTAAAATCAAAAGCTTATTTGGATGTTCAGGACATCGCGCGTGATGTAATCGCAAAAATCGGTTACACCAAAGCGGAATATATGTTTGAAGCAAAATCTTGCGGTATCCTTTCTGCTATTCACGAACAATCTTCTGATATCAATCAGGGTGTGGATAAGAAAAAGAAAGAAGAGCAAGGTGCAGGTGATCAAGGTATGATGTTTGGTTATGCAACTAACGAAACAGATAATTACATGCCGTTACCTTTGGATTTAGCTCACCGATTATTATTAGAGTTAGCTGCTATCCGTAAGGAAGGTAAGCAAATGAAATATTTACGTCCGGATGCAAAATCACAGGTAACTATCGAGTATAACGATAACAACCAACCGGTACGTATTGATACAATTGTAATTTCAACACAACACGATGATTTTACAAACGGTAATCAAACGAAGATGCAGGAGCAAATCACGAAGGATGTAAAAACTATTTTAATTCCACGTGTATTAAAAGGTTTAAAAACATCTTTACATAAATTATTCAACGATAAAATCACGTATCATATCAACCCAACCGGTAACTTCGTAATTGGTGGTCCGCATGGTGATACAGGATTAACCGGTCGTAAAATTATCGTAGATACTTACGGTGGAAAAGGTGCTCACGGTGGTGGAGCTTTCTCCGGAAAAGATCCTTCTAAAGTAGACCGTTCTGCAGCCTATGCAACGCGTCATATCGCGAAAAACTTAGTAGCTGCAGGTGTATGCGATGAGGTGTTAGTACAAGTTTCTTACGCTATCGGTGTTGCTAAACCTTGTGGTATTTATGTAAATACATACGGAACTGCGAAAGTAAAAATGAGTGACGGTGAAATTGCTAAGATTGTTGAGCAGGTATTTGATATGCGTCCGTATTTTATCGAACAACGTTTGAAATTACGTACACCAATGTATAGCGAAACTGCTGCTTACGGACATATGGGTCGTAAGAACGAGGTAGTAAATAAAACATTCAGAGTACCGGGTGGAAAAACAATCACAAAAAAGGTGGAGTTGTTTACTTGGGAAAAATTGGATTATGTGCCAAAAGTTAAAAAGGCATTTAAATTAAAATAA
- a CDS encoding CDP-alcohol phosphatidyltransferase family protein, translated as MKIKQHIPNAITCGNLVCGCLAIVQAFNGNLVWAAYLVGIAAVLDFFDGFAARLLKVSSAIGKDLDSLADMVTFGVVPGVVMFQMIRMSNLWDLSIESHGDFGAFLENQYINNPWSYIAFLIPVFSALRLAKFNNDTRQSDSFIGVPTPANAILICSVALIVSLYPIHFRTSIAPSIEASYSFYYYIVSLFNSTSFLIITTIVCSILLVAPIQLIALKFKNFGWKGNEVRFVFLILALVLLSVFQYMGIPFVILFYVLLSVINNLLVGKKSEN; from the coding sequence TTGAAAATCAAACAACATATTCCCAATGCAATCACCTGCGGTAATTTGGTGTGCGGTTGTTTAGCCATTGTACAAGCTTTTAATGGTAATTTAGTATGGGCAGCTTATTTAGTTGGTATAGCAGCCGTGCTTGATTTTTTCGATGGATTTGCTGCGCGTTTATTAAAAGTAAGTTCGGCGATTGGAAAAGATTTAGATAGCCTCGCGGACATGGTTACATTTGGAGTGGTGCCGGGTGTGGTAATGTTTCAAATGATTCGCATGAGCAATCTATGGGATTTGTCCATTGAGAGTCATGGAGATTTTGGTGCGTTTTTGGAGAATCAATATATAAATAATCCATGGTCTTATATTGCGTTTTTGATTCCGGTTTTTTCTGCATTGCGCTTAGCGAAATTTAATAACGATACCCGTCAGAGTGATTCTTTCATTGGAGTTCCTACACCTGCTAATGCCATTTTGATTTGTTCCGTTGCTTTAATAGTAAGTTTATATCCAATACATTTTAGAACATCTATTGCTCCTTCAATAGAGGCCTCTTATAGCTTTTATTATTATATAGTAAGTTTGTTTAATAGTACATCTTTTTTAATAATTACAACTATTGTTTGTAGTATCTTATTAGTAGCCCCAATTCAACTCATCGCATTAAAATTTAAAAATTTCGGATGGAAAGGAAATGAAGTCCGTTTCGTGTTTCTGATTTTGGCGCTTGTGTTATTGTCGGTATTTCAATACATGGGAATTCCTTTTGTGATTTTGTTTTATGTGTTATTGTCTGTCATCAATAACCTTCTTGTAGGCAAAAAAAGCGAAAACTAA
- a CDS encoding glycosyltransferase family 39 protein — protein sequence MFKTNKNHVILLSSVTLVFLFVCARAVNLDFTHDEAYSFLNIKQFWYAQFLCNANSHWLNSAAMKIASLFGLESAWGLRWFSIVCAGGLLTLAYGFIRKLEDYRLQFLAFTVLCLNPFVLDYFVLARGYVSGMFFECLAFYFFLKHKKESSNKNAFIALTSAGLAAIANFNFFYFLSAFSLVFFYENYFQKGLAFFKNKNFYWHLFIAMGFALLVLRALLFIKRCSNDLLLGTSNLFEGVFASAIDSLFYLNLGEKNSLLIIPAVMMLVWLIFSVGIGLFFRKKHQNQIYFYASLILVLFLGLQIINHVFAGVMYPYYRSALSLFPLLCINLICFCNYVSQRNKPLNYIFLLIGILLASNFIKNIQFTHTFDFYHQSESKQCFDLVKKLGAKNVGMCHEHFGVFINYYQPSDDYKYPFKGSQLNTYDESKEWIEKDLLDDMDYLILYPPYNLSYYKKRAIKFTAIKMYPITKTVVLKVN from the coding sequence ATGTTTAAAACAAACAAAAACCATGTTATACTATTAAGTTCTGTAACGCTGGTGTTTCTTTTTGTTTGCGCGCGTGCCGTGAATCTGGATTTTACGCATGATGAAGCCTATTCATTTTTAAACATCAAACAATTTTGGTACGCGCAATTCTTATGTAACGCCAATTCGCATTGGCTCAACTCTGCGGCCATGAAAATCGCGTCTTTATTCGGTTTGGAAAGTGCGTGGGGATTACGTTGGTTCAGTATTGTGTGTGCCGGTGGACTATTAACCTTAGCATATGGGTTTATCAGAAAACTCGAAGACTACAGACTGCAATTTTTAGCCTTTACGGTTTTATGTTTAAATCCCTTTGTACTCGACTATTTTGTTTTGGCGCGCGGTTATGTTTCAGGAATGTTCTTCGAGTGCCTGGCATTTTATTTTTTTCTAAAACACAAAAAAGAGAGTTCCAATAAAAACGCATTTATTGCTTTAACTTCAGCAGGACTCGCCGCCATTGCCAATTTCAATTTCTTTTATTTTTTGAGTGCTTTTTCCTTAGTGTTTTTTTATGAGAATTACTTTCAGAAAGGACTCGCTTTCTTTAAAAACAAAAATTTCTATTGGCATCTTTTTATTGCAATGGGCTTTGCTCTTCTGGTTTTACGCGCGCTGTTATTTATCAAACGCTGTTCGAATGATTTATTACTAGGCACAAGCAATTTATTTGAAGGCGTTTTTGCCTCGGCCATCGACAGTTTGTTTTATTTAAATCTGGGAGAGAAGAATTCGCTTTTAATTATTCCTGCCGTCATGATGTTAGTTTGGCTGATTTTTTCGGTGGGAATCGGATTGTTTTTTAGAAAGAAACACCAAAACCAAATCTATTTTTACGCTTCCCTTATTTTGGTTTTATTTTTAGGTCTGCAAATCATTAATCATGTTTTTGCAGGCGTGATGTATCCTTATTACCGTTCAGCGCTTTCTTTATTTCCACTTCTTTGTATCAATCTGATTTGTTTTTGTAATTATGTATCACAACGCAACAAACCGCTTAATTATATTTTCCTTTTAATTGGTATCTTGTTAGCGTCGAACTTTATTAAAAACATACAGTTTACACATACGTTTGATTTTTATCATCAGAGCGAATCCAAACAATGTTTTGATCTAGTAAAAAAATTAGGAGCAAAGAATGTAGGAATGTGTCATGAACATTTTGGCGTTTTCATTAATTACTATCAGCCCAGCGATGATTATAAATATCCGTTCAAAGGATCGCAATTAAACACCTACGATGAAAGTAAAGAATGGATAGAAAAAGATTTATTGGATGATATGGATTATTTGATTTTGTATCCGCCTTACAATTTATCTTACTATAAAAAACGAGCTATTAAATTTACCGCCATAAAAATGTATCCGATAACTAAAACAGTTGTATTAAAAGTAAATTGA
- a CDS encoding acyl-CoA dehydrogenase family protein, with protein sequence MSFMPNENQQMIADMIRKFGKEHIYPQMMEWDEAQTFPVDVFKKLGELGLMGVLVPTEYGGSGLSYTEYVTAIIELGKICGSIALSMAAHNSLCTGHILAFGNEEQKKKYLPKLATAEWIGAWGLTETGTGSDAGGMNTVARKDGDYYVINGSKNFITHAITGNVAVVIVRTGEKGDSHGMSAFIIEKGTPGFKSGKKENKLGMRASETAELIFEDCRVHKDQMLGKEGEGFIQAMKVLDGGRISIAALSCGIARGAYECALKYSKERHQFGKAIATFQAISFKLADMATECEAAELLTFKAADLKNKGQKMTKEGAIAKYYASEVCVRNSTEAVQIFGGYGFTKDFPAEKYYRDSKLCTIGEGTSEIQKLVISRELLK encoded by the coding sequence ATGAGCTTTATGCCCAACGAAAATCAGCAAATGATTGCTGATATGATTCGTAAATTCGGAAAAGAACATATCTATCCGCAAATGATGGAGTGGGATGAAGCACAAACTTTTCCTGTTGATGTATTTAAAAAACTAGGTGAACTGGGCCTTATGGGCGTTTTAGTTCCAACTGAATATGGCGGTTCAGGTTTATCGTATACCGAATACGTAACTGCTATTATTGAATTGGGAAAAATTTGCGGCTCTATCGCTTTATCGATGGCAGCTCATAATTCTTTATGTACCGGTCATATTTTAGCTTTCGGTAATGAGGAGCAAAAGAAAAAGTATTTACCAAAATTAGCCACTGCCGAATGGATTGGTGCCTGGGGTTTAACTGAAACCGGTACCGGTTCTGATGCCGGAGGGATGAACACCGTTGCCCGCAAGGATGGCGATTATTATGTGATTAATGGCAGCAAAAACTTTATCACACATGCTATCACCGGAAATGTAGCGGTGGTGATTGTTCGTACCGGCGAAAAAGGCGACAGCCACGGTATGAGCGCGTTTATCATTGAGAAAGGTACACCCGGTTTTAAATCAGGTAAGAAAGAAAATAAATTGGGTATGCGTGCCAGCGAAACAGCTGAATTAATTTTCGAAGATTGCCGCGTTCACAAAGATCAAATGTTAGGTAAAGAGGGTGAAGGATTTATTCAAGCGATGAAAGTATTGGATGGCGGACGTATCAGTATTGCTGCATTAAGCTGTGGTATTGCACGTGGTGCCTATGAGTGTGCTTTGAAATACAGTAAGGAACGTCACCAATTCGGAAAAGCCATTGCTACATTCCAGGCCATCAGCTTTAAATTAGCGGATATGGCAACTGAGTGTGAGGCTGCAGAATTGTTAACGTTTAAAGCGGCCGACTTAAAAAATAAAGGTCAGAAAATGACGAAAGAAGGCGCTATTGCAAAATATTACGCTTCGGAAGTATGCGTGAGAAATAGTACAGAAGCCGTACAAATTTTCGGCGGTTACGGATTTACAAAAGATTTCCCGGCCGAAAAATATTACCGCGACAGTAAGTTGTGTACTATCGGTGAAGGAACCAGTGAAATTCAAAAACTGGTAATTTCCCGCGAACTGTTAAAGTAA
- a CDS encoding adenine phosphoribosyltransferase, producing the protein MNLREEINQTIRSIPDFPKPGILFKDITPLFENQKLCTRMVEEMIAQTPLKPDAIIGIESRGFLFGFLMANKLDVPFVLVRKAGKLPYKTISYKYDLEYGSSVIEMHEDALKKNANVLIHDDLLATGGTAAAAAELVKMAGAKVSGFSFIVELEFLKGKEKLKSHSNNITCLVQY; encoded by the coding sequence ATGAATTTGCGTGAAGAAATAAATCAAACCATTCGGAGCATTCCTGATTTTCCTAAACCGGGCATTTTGTTTAAAGACATTACACCGCTTTTCGAGAATCAAAAATTATGTACACGCATGGTGGAAGAAATGATTGCGCAAACGCCTTTGAAACCGGACGCTATCATAGGTATTGAAAGTCGCGGTTTTTTGTTTGGTTTTTTAATGGCGAACAAATTAGATGTTCCATTTGTTTTAGTTCGTAAAGCGGGAAAATTGCCTTATAAAACGATTAGTTACAAATACGATTTGGAATACGGTTCGTCGGTGATAGAAATGCACGAAGATGCTTTGAAAAAAAACGCAAATGTTTTAATTCATGATGATCTTTTAGCAACCGGTGGAACCGCTGCGGCCGCTGCCGAATTGGTAAAAATGGCCGGCGCTAAAGTTTCCGGTTTTTCATTCATTGTTGAACTCGAATTTTTAAAAGGAAAAGAAAAATTAAAATCACATTCAAATAATATAACATGTCTGGTACAGTATTAG